In Acanthopagrus latus isolate v.2019 chromosome 16, fAcaLat1.1, whole genome shotgun sequence, one DNA window encodes the following:
- the LOC119004796 gene encoding uncharacterized protein LOC119004796, with translation MTAVLFWSAVCHSGGGLATSAGWRRLKALSGGDMMDMAQTVQDPMYSRTITCDQNAGVHPSEPFINIKVELINNNAKKRKADESFLTPAKKDFSPEALSPDMGCYMDYCSPPDREKSASPSSIAKPALQREATETEPTVHLHTQPDFDGDVDSILCLNPCITGSSGKSSDNPEECKSPKSNVVQKALLVTEEHKQELDRGDDKGYLSLSILPQLEESHSESSSLPSCHKQAALSGSDNSFAINDLDPVVSGPVLPSVHSNVEHLKDDVEVWNIGLPIFESSLCHNVTVKCNAAGERTTEVSEEVSEEVQGGEVEPLPVCLATFGEEETSLDTSYETTLPLNVQVKSVVVPVSQEPSGSKTAAPLLPAKQSPKAGRVCRTNQCVNSARRQRPVNLDRDFDLERYKRMYLHSVTRHVNENSGADQDVMTELLNLMTHVADQTQNPNGTQWQHPSDLTSRNYQRRFGNMMPTMTLHEWQAKNNKMHKRFAKVPAIFQRSPFP, from the exons ATGACAGCAGTTCTGTTCTGGTCGGCAGTGTGTCATTCTGGTGGAGGACTGGCAACTTCAGCTGGCTGGCGTCGACTTAAG GCGCTGAGTGGCGGGGACATGATGGACATGGCACAAACAGTTCAGG ACCCGATGTATTCAAGGACGATCACATGTGATCAAAATGCTGGTGTGCATCCGAGTGAGCCTTTCATTAATATCAAAGTCGAGCTGATAAACAAcaatgcaaagaaaagaaaggctGATGAAAGTTTCCTGACACCGGCCAAAAAGGATTTTAGTCCAGAGGCTTTGTCCCCTGACATGGGATGTTACATGGACTATTGCAGCCCCCCTGACAGAGAAAAATCTGCCTCTCCTAGTTCCATCGCTAAGCCTGCACTGCAGAGAGAAGCTACTGAGACGGAACCAACTGTGCATCTCCACACACAGCCTGATTTTGATGGTGACGTTGACAGCATCTTGTGCCTCAATCCCTGTATCACTGGTTCCTCTGGGAAATCGTCTGACAATCCAGAGGAATGCAAAAGTCCAAAGAGCAACGTGGTTCAAAAGGCACTCTTAGTCACAgaagaacacaaacaagagCTGGATAGAGGAGATGACAAGGGATATTTATCTCTGTCAATATTGCCTCAACTGGAGGAGTCCCATTCTGAAAGTTCATCTCTGCCAAGTTGTCATAAACAAGCTGCGCTGTCTGGATCAGACAACTCCTTCGCAATCAATGACTTGGATCCTGTTGTAAGTGGGCCAGTGTTGCCATCAGTGCACTCAAATGTAGAGCATTTAAAGGATGACGTTGAAGTGTGGAATATTGGTCTCCCTATCTTCGAGTCTTCTCTGTGTCACAATGTCACTGTGAAATGTAATGCTGCCGGTGAGCGGACTACTGAGGTGTCAGAGGAGGTGTCAGAGGAGGTGCAAGGAGGCGAGGTGGAACCTTTACCTGTGTGTCTGGCCACATTTGGTGAAGAGGAGACCTCTTTGGACACCAGTTATGAAACAACTTTACCTCTTAATGTACAG GTGAAGTCAGTTGTCGTGCCTGTCAGTCAGGAGCCTTCTGGCAGTaaaactgcagctcctcttcTGCCAGCCAAGCAAAGCCCAAAGGCGGGTAGAGTTTGCCGGACCAACCAATGTGTCAACAGTGCCAGGAGACAAAG GCCAGTGAACTTGGACCGAGACTTTGATTTGGAGCGTTATAAACGGATGTATCTCCATTCAGTCACCAGACACGTGAATGAGAATTCTGGAGCAGATCAAG ATGTCATGACGGAGCTGCTAAACCTGATGACCCATGTTGCTGACCAGACACAAAACCCTAATGGCACCCAGTGGCAGCATCCCTCTGACCTTACAAGCAG GAACTACCAGCGACGATTTGGAAACATGATGCCAACAATGACCCTCCATGAATGGCAGGCcaagaacaacaaaatgcacAAGCGCTTTGCAAAGGTTCCAGCGATTTTCCAACGGAGTCCTTTTCCATAA